The Acidobacteriota bacterium nucleotide sequence TACACAACCCTTCTATTTGGTTCCTAACTACATCTTGGTTCCCATCGGCCCGCTCTCCTCTTCCTTCTTTACCGCGGCCTCCGCTGCCTGGAAGCCGATCTTCGAGTGGGTGCCGTCGCAGAAGGGTTTGCTCACCGAGCCGCCGCAGCGGCACAGCGAGACACCCGGCTTGCCGGTCAGGTCGTAGGCGTTGCCGTCGGCGTCGGTCAACTTGATTTGGCTAAGGTCGCCTTCCACGCGGAAGGGCCCGTTCTTCTTGGCGGTGATTCGAATCTCTCCCATCGCTCCTCCGTTCGGTACACTCCGTCATGCAATGACCGCAACATCATATAGGGATGCGAGCAGCGACGCGCGCAGCGACGCGCGTGGGGTCACGCGCGGGTGTACGAGTTGTCTCAGGTCCGCCGGGGCAAGGATCGGCTACAGCAGGGTGCCGTACTCCTTCAGCTTCCGGTAGAGCGTGGTCTTC carries:
- a CDS encoding CDGSH iron-sulfur domain-containing protein, which encodes MGEIRITAKKNGPFRVEGDLSQIKLTDADGNAYDLTGKPGVSLCRCGGSVSKPFCDGTHSKIGFQAAEAAVKKEEESGPMGTKM